The Mucilaginibacter mallensis genome has a segment encoding these proteins:
- a CDS encoding glycoside hydrolase family 2 protein: MSIKNILASSVAVLLLTFLSQTKAIAQSQYELNTGWKCGKATDIHTDGASISKNNFPINTWQNATVPGTVLTTQLNNKQIPDPFYGMNNERIPDIYKTGRDYYTYWFVKDFKEAQPQGNNQVYLNFRGVNYSCDVFLNGHKLNAKLHSGMFLRQSYNVSKWLANDGNNRVAVIVYPADVAGNPNGGQGGDGTIARNVSIQYTAGWDWIQPIKDRNTGIWDKVTIEKTGAVKINDPHVITLVSGVRQPEGPQQPAIIQVSAELQNAASTLVTGTLQYNLDGKAVSKTITLKANSTQTVQLDDYSLKNPKLWWPNGYGPQNLYSLNLQFVAAGKVSDQNNIEVGVRQLTSEWNERTESRQINVNGQKIFIKGGDWIISDEMLRFTDKRYDAEVRFHRDMNLNLIRVWGGALIERPEFYAACDKYGMLVFQDMWGSGDCNGRWVDPMKLDDQWTRRKYPDDHALYIKSIEDQVKMVRNYASLAIWCGGNEITPPEDILVALRDTVMPKLDNTRWFVEYSNSEKMSRNVLGGNGDGPYGIQPLSTFWDHRTFPFNSEVGSIGINDYEAFKRFMPVQNRIAPEYDASTGKTKTDSVWEYHKYIGYDTSINKYGKAKDLEDFSAKAQLVNYDQYRGLMEGFSSHMWDWYTGVIIWKTQNPWTALRGQMYDYYLDPNACLYGLHSGSEPLHIMYNPGDGTVMVANNTFKTHTNMMIVVKTYDMNGKDSLLTQVFSDITPATTKRYFSIKQELDKLAKNKGAFVDLELLDYNQKIISQNIYWVPNEKGDYTGLQSMPASQVSTTARQIAKGKIEVTLINPKNAPVAFFNRLSLVDGQTNQRLLPVFYSDNYVSVLPGTSKTVTIDYDTDQYPNMPLLSISGWNLKEQTVHIQ, translated from the coding sequence CTTTTTATGGGATGAATAATGAACGCATTCCTGATATTTACAAAACCGGTCGCGACTATTATACCTACTGGTTTGTGAAAGATTTTAAAGAAGCACAACCACAGGGCAACAACCAGGTTTATTTAAATTTTCGTGGGGTAAATTACAGCTGCGATGTGTTTTTAAACGGGCATAAGCTCAATGCCAAACTGCATTCGGGCATGTTTTTGCGCCAGAGCTACAACGTGAGCAAATGGCTGGCAAATGATGGCAATAACCGTGTAGCCGTTATAGTTTACCCGGCTGATGTGGCGGGCAACCCCAATGGCGGTCAGGGTGGCGATGGTACCATTGCCCGTAACGTTAGCATACAATATACTGCAGGCTGGGACTGGATACAACCTATCAAAGATCGCAACACAGGCATTTGGGATAAGGTAACCATTGAAAAGACCGGTGCAGTAAAGATCAATGATCCGCATGTGATCACTTTGGTGTCGGGTGTAAGACAGCCTGAAGGACCACAACAGCCGGCTATTATACAAGTATCAGCAGAACTGCAAAATGCAGCCAGCACCCTTGTTACCGGCACATTACAGTACAACCTGGATGGTAAAGCAGTAAGTAAAACCATCACACTGAAAGCTAATTCAACACAAACGGTACAATTGGATGATTATAGCCTGAAGAACCCCAAATTATGGTGGCCAAATGGGTACGGCCCACAAAACTTGTATAGCTTAAACCTGCAGTTTGTTGCTGCGGGTAAAGTGTCCGATCAAAACAATATTGAAGTCGGGGTACGCCAGTTAACCAGTGAATGGAACGAGCGCACCGAAAGCAGGCAGATCAATGTTAACGGGCAAAAGATATTTATAAAGGGTGGCGACTGGATCATTTCCGACGAGATGCTACGCTTTACAGACAAACGCTATGATGCCGAAGTACGTTTCCATCGTGATATGAACCTGAACCTGATCAGGGTTTGGGGTGGCGCTTTGATTGAAAGGCCCGAGTTTTATGCTGCCTGCGATAAATACGGTATGCTGGTTTTCCAGGATATGTGGGGATCGGGCGATTGTAACGGCCGCTGGGTTGACCCGATGAAACTAGATGATCAATGGACGCGCCGCAAATATCCGGATGATCATGCGTTGTACATTAAATCAATTGAGGACCAGGTAAAAATGGTGCGTAACTATGCATCACTTGCCATTTGGTGCGGTGGCAATGAGATCACCCCTCCCGAGGATATTTTGGTGGCTCTGCGTGATACCGTTATGCCTAAGCTGGATAATACACGCTGGTTTGTGGAGTATTCCAACTCCGAAAAAATGTCGCGCAATGTGTTAGGTGGTAACGGTGACGGGCCTTATGGCATACAACCGCTATCCACTTTCTGGGATCACCGGACATTTCCGTTTAACTCCGAAGTTGGCTCAATTGGCATAAACGATTATGAAGCATTTAAACGCTTTATGCCTGTGCAAAATAGGATAGCGCCTGAATATGATGCATCTACAGGTAAAACAAAAACCGATTCTGTTTGGGAGTACCACAAATATATTGGCTATGATACCTCTATCAACAAATACGGCAAAGCGAAAGATCTGGAGGATTTTTCGGCGAAGGCACAACTGGTAAATTACGACCAGTACCGCGGACTAATGGAAGGCTTCAGCTCGCATATGTGGGATTGGTATACCGGTGTTATCATCTGGAAAACACAAAACCCATGGACAGCTTTACGCGGGCAGATGTATGATTATTACCTCGACCCGAATGCTTGTCTTTATGGCCTGCACAGCGGCAGCGAGCCACTGCATATTATGTATAACCCCGGCGATGGTACAGTGATGGTAGCCAACAACACCTTTAAAACCCATACCAACATGATGATAGTGGTTAAAACCTATGACATGAATGGTAAAGACAGCCTGCTCACACAAGTATTTTCGGATATAACGCCTGCTACCACCAAAAGGTATTTCAGCATAAAACAAGAACTTGATAAGCTTGCCAAAAATAAAGGTGCTTTTGTTGATCTTGAATTATTAGACTACAACCAAAAGATCATCAGCCAGAATATTTACTGGGTACCAAATGAAAAGGGCGATTATACAGGGTTGCAATCAATGCCGGCATCGCAGGTAAGCACAACTGCAAGGCAAATTGCAAAAGGAAAAATTGAGGTTACTTTAATCAATCCTAAAAATGCGCCGGTGGCATTTTTCAATCGCTTATCTTTAGTAGATGGGCAAACAAATCAACGTTTGTTACCTGTTTTTTATAGCGATAACTATGTATCAGTATTACCGGGCACCAGCAAAACTGTTACTATAGATTATGATACAGATCAATATCCAAATATGCCATTGCTAAGCATAAGCGGCTGGAATTTGAAGGAACAAACTGTGCATATCCAATAA
- a CDS encoding DoxX family membrane protein yields the protein MKKESFTYLLARLPIGMSFFGHGLERLPKLDTFSHGMAASFSKSILPEALVLPFGYILPVLELLTGILLLLGLFTRFATILGVTLMLALIFGSSMIEQWNNVFTQIIYGGYMALLFYFAQYNTLSIDGLRG from the coding sequence ATGAAAAAGGAATCATTCACCTACCTGCTTGCCCGGTTACCTATCGGGATGAGCTTTTTTGGCCACGGATTGGAACGATTGCCCAAGCTTGATACGTTCAGTCATGGCATGGCGGCATCATTCAGTAAGTCTATACTTCCTGAAGCACTGGTATTGCCTTTTGGCTATATTTTACCAGTGCTTGAACTGCTTACAGGCATATTATTACTGCTGGGTTTGTTTACCCGCTTTGCAACAATTTTAGGTGTAACGTTAATGTTGGCACTCATATTTGGCTCAAGTATGATAGAGCAATGGAACAATGTTTTTACACAGATTATTTACGGCGGATATATGGCTTTACTGTTCTATTTTGCCCAGTATAATACCCTCTCAATTGATGGATTGAGAGGGTAA
- a CDS encoding PAS domain-containing protein yields the protein MYDSTLMLSRIGIILNIDADFNDHLFERGVDYTCKNFTTLFNASQTELLKNFLDKVFTTEKLQCIEFFQGSSFYQLKCIATSPGHAICIITNNTRHLDTLMELENHNMKTLVDTYIDWVWSFDINFTLVTANKGFLEARRRVDNKALSIGDNIFKYVDDKGYKKWMPVYERALSGELIHLEEKRDNNGVEYYVEIYISPVYNKQNEIIGCLGITRDITERKHAQLAIAGYTSKLEEFAFKTSHDLRRPVANIMGVANLLCTADLDEEEKAKAINYIAVSINELDSIVISMTEIIQLSQNKNLD from the coding sequence ATGTACGATTCAACGCTCATGTTGTCACGCATTGGTATTATCTTAAATATCGATGCTGACTTTAACGATCATCTTTTTGAGCGGGGTGTTGATTATACGTGTAAAAATTTCACAACACTGTTTAACGCTTCACAAACAGAATTACTCAAAAATTTTTTGGATAAGGTCTTTACCACAGAAAAGCTGCAATGTATTGAGTTTTTCCAGGGATCGAGCTTTTATCAACTAAAGTGCATAGCTACCAGCCCGGGCCATGCCATTTGTATAATCACCAATAATACAAGGCATTTAGATACCTTAATGGAACTTGAAAATCATAATATGAAAACCCTGGTTGATACCTATATTGATTGGGTATGGTCATTTGATATCAATTTCACTCTGGTTACTGCAAACAAAGGCTTTTTAGAAGCCCGCCGCCGGGTTGATAATAAAGCTTTAAGCATTGGAGATAACATTTTTAAGTATGTTGATGACAAAGGGTATAAAAAATGGATGCCTGTTTATGAACGCGCCTTAAGCGGAGAATTGATTCACCTTGAAGAGAAAAGGGATAACAATGGCGTTGAATATTATGTTGAAATTTATATATCGCCGGTTTATAACAAGCAAAATGAAATTATCGGTTGCCTTGGCATAACCCGCGATATAACAGAACGCAAACACGCGCAACTTGCAATTGCAGGTTATACCAGTAAGCTTGAAGAATTTGCATTTAAAACATCACATGACCTGCGAAGGCCCGTGGCTAATATAATGGGCGTGGCTAACCTGTTATGTACCGCCGATCTGGATGAGGAAGAAAAAGCCAAAGCTATTAATTATATAGCTGTATCAATAAATGAGCTGGACAGTATAGTTATAAGCATGACCGAGATCATACAGTTAAGTCAAAATAAAAACCTCGATTAA